The following proteins are encoded in a genomic region of Nicotiana sylvestris chromosome 4, ASM39365v2, whole genome shotgun sequence:
- the LOC104210665 gene encoding probable N-acetylglucosaminyl-phosphatidylinositol de-N-acetylase isoform X1: protein MEWLVIIVTVVVLWVASLFKILHESLSASQVAVLNDGGVFCKRNVLLVIAHPDDESMFFTPTMNYLASRGCNLHILCMSTGNADGMGNVRKEELYLASVMLKVPQKQVKILDHPDLQDGFGKSWNSKLLSKIIKEEIANCDIDLVVTFDNYGVSGHCNHCDVHQGVRKLLQYTSHGEVEAWELISTNILRKYSGPVDIWLSILSAKFHLRGVVHCLLNEHPRRSLAAMAQHKSQWVWFRKLFVCFSSYTYVNCLKKIN, encoded by the exons ATGGAGTGGCTAGTAATCATCGTTACAGTGGTAGTACTGTGGGTGGCTTCACTCTTTAAAATTCTCCATGAATCTCTCTCTGCCTCACAAGTTGCAGTTTTAAATGATG GTGGAGTTTTTTGCAAGAGAAATGTCTTGTTGGTTATTGCCCATCCTGATGATGAGTCTAT GTTCTTTACTCCAACCATGAATTATTTGGCTTCGAGAGGATGTAATCTGCACATATTATGCATGTCAACAG GTAATGCGGATGGTATGGGCAATGTTAGAAAAGAAGAACTTTATTTAGCCTCAGTAATGCTTAAG GTTCCACAAAAGCAAGTGAAAATCCTTGACCATCCAGATCTACAG GATGGTTTTGGCAAATCATGGAACTCAAAGTTATTGTCAAAGATTATCAAGGAGGAAATTGCCAATTGTGATATTGATTTG GTCGTAACTTTCGATAATTATGGAGTTTCAGGTCACTGTAACCATTGCGATGTTCATCAAGGTGTACG AAAACTATTGCAATATACTTCACATGGAGAAGTAGAGGCCTGGGAGCTT ATCAGCACTAACATATTGCGCAAGTACAGTGGACCAGTTGACATATGGTTGTCTATCCTATCTGCCAAGTTCCATTTAAGGGGAGTGGTGCATTGCTTGCTAAATGAACATCCTCGAAGGAGCTTAGCTGCAATGGCTCAGCACAAGAGTCAATGGGTTTG GTTCCGAAAGCTATTTGTTTGTTTCTCGAGTTACACATATGTTAACTGTCTTAAGAAGATCAACTAG
- the LOC104210665 gene encoding probable N-acetylglucosaminyl-phosphatidylinositol de-N-acetylase isoform X2, with protein MFFTPTMNYLASRGCNLHILCMSTGNADGMGNVRKEELYLASVMLKVPQKQVKILDHPDLQDGFGKSWNSKLLSKIIKEEIANCDIDLVVTFDNYGVSGHCNHCDVHQGVRKLLQYTSHGEVEAWELISTNILRKYSGPVDIWLSILSAKFHLRGVVHCLLNEHPRRSLAAMAQHKSQWVWFRKLFVCFSSYTYVNCLKKIN; from the exons AT GTTCTTTACTCCAACCATGAATTATTTGGCTTCGAGAGGATGTAATCTGCACATATTATGCATGTCAACAG GTAATGCGGATGGTATGGGCAATGTTAGAAAAGAAGAACTTTATTTAGCCTCAGTAATGCTTAAG GTTCCACAAAAGCAAGTGAAAATCCTTGACCATCCAGATCTACAG GATGGTTTTGGCAAATCATGGAACTCAAAGTTATTGTCAAAGATTATCAAGGAGGAAATTGCCAATTGTGATATTGATTTG GTCGTAACTTTCGATAATTATGGAGTTTCAGGTCACTGTAACCATTGCGATGTTCATCAAGGTGTACG AAAACTATTGCAATATACTTCACATGGAGAAGTAGAGGCCTGGGAGCTT ATCAGCACTAACATATTGCGCAAGTACAGTGGACCAGTTGACATATGGTTGTCTATCCTATCTGCCAAGTTCCATTTAAGGGGAGTGGTGCATTGCTTGCTAAATGAACATCCTCGAAGGAGCTTAGCTGCAATGGCTCAGCACAAGAGTCAATGGGTTTG GTTCCGAAAGCTATTTGTTTGTTTCTCGAGTTACACATATGTTAACTGTCTTAAGAAGATCAACTAG
- the LOC104210665 gene encoding probable N-acetylglucosaminyl-phosphatidylinositol de-N-acetylase isoform X3, whose product MNYLASRGCNLHILCMSTGNADGMGNVRKEELYLASVMLKVPQKQVKILDHPDLQDGFGKSWNSKLLSKIIKEEIANCDIDLVVTFDNYGVSGHCNHCDVHQGVRKLLQYTSHGEVEAWELISTNILRKYSGPVDIWLSILSAKFHLRGVVHCLLNEHPRRSLAAMAQHKSQWVWFRKLFVCFSSYTYVNCLKKIN is encoded by the exons ATGAATTATTTGGCTTCGAGAGGATGTAATCTGCACATATTATGCATGTCAACAG GTAATGCGGATGGTATGGGCAATGTTAGAAAAGAAGAACTTTATTTAGCCTCAGTAATGCTTAAG GTTCCACAAAAGCAAGTGAAAATCCTTGACCATCCAGATCTACAG GATGGTTTTGGCAAATCATGGAACTCAAAGTTATTGTCAAAGATTATCAAGGAGGAAATTGCCAATTGTGATATTGATTTG GTCGTAACTTTCGATAATTATGGAGTTTCAGGTCACTGTAACCATTGCGATGTTCATCAAGGTGTACG AAAACTATTGCAATATACTTCACATGGAGAAGTAGAGGCCTGGGAGCTT ATCAGCACTAACATATTGCGCAAGTACAGTGGACCAGTTGACATATGGTTGTCTATCCTATCTGCCAAGTTCCATTTAAGGGGAGTGGTGCATTGCTTGCTAAATGAACATCCTCGAAGGAGCTTAGCTGCAATGGCTCAGCACAAGAGTCAATGGGTTTG GTTCCGAAAGCTATTTGTTTGTTTCTCGAGTTACACATATGTTAACTGTCTTAAGAAGATCAACTAG